Genomic window (Lewinellaceae bacterium):
CGGTAGCCCATCCGAACAGAGAAGCCACATTAAAAGCATAAGGCCCCCGGAAGCCGGGAATAAACCTCATGTGAAGAATGAATGCATAGACTAAAATGGTAACCAGCGCCCAGGTTTCCTTGGCATCCCACCCCCAGTACCGGCCCCAGGATTCATTCGCCCAAACGCCTCCCAGATAGGTGCCGATGCTGACCATGAACAACCCCCCGATCAGGGTCATTTCACTGATCTGAGTCATTTCTTTGATGATGCGGTCGACGTTCGGCCCATTCTTCCGGGTCCGGAAGATCATGAAGATCAGGTTCAGCACCCCGATGAGGGCGCCCAACATCAGAAAACCATAACTGCCCGCCTCCATGGAAACGTGAATGGTGAGCCAGTAGGATTTCAAAACCGGAACCAGCGGCGTGATCTCGGGGTCGAGCCAACTCAGCCCCGCCACCATCAGGATCGTGGCCGCCAATACGCAGGTGGCCGCCAGGCTACCCATTGATTTCCTCCCAAAGGCCACTCCCGCCAGCACGGTTGTGAAGGCGATATAGATCATGGATTCATAGCCGTTGCTCCAGGGCGCTCTGCCGGAAACATACCACCGCAAGCCCAGCCCAAAAGCATGCAGCACAAAACAGAGGAAGAACAACCCGAGAAGGATATTCCTGGGCGTTTTCAGGTTGAGGCCCGGCTTAAAAACGGAAGTAAAAAGCAAGGCCAAAAACACAAGCCCCAATAAGGCATATATTTTCCCCAGGCGGCTGAACACATCCAGCCGGTTGAGCAGCAATTCCGCATTGACCTTTGCCTCGGATGGAAGGACTGCCCCTCCATTCTGCTTTTGAAACACTCCCAATTCTTCGATCATGCGGTTGGCCGGGCTCCAGTCGTTTTCATGGAGAGCCGTTTGCACCGTTGGGATATAAGCCGCATAGAATTGCTGCGCAAAAGAACCCTCCTGATGCTCAGGGTGTTGATGTTGCAATTCTGTTGGAGACTGCCAGTGGTGGTTGGCATCGCCGGGAATGGGAAAAGCTTTCATAAAGCCCCCCGAGAATACCATATTGCATATATTCACTTTTTCGTCCAGCTTCACCATCTCCTTCTCAAAAACACCTCTGTCCTTTTCCGGGGTGTTATAGGCATCTCTGACGTGCTCCTGCAGCTTATACCGGCCCCTCTCGTCAAAAAAATCACTGTACGACGCCAGGTTTCCATCGACGGGGATCAGCTTTTTTGTTTTTTCATGTTTGCCCATTTTGATGAGCGGAGTGTGGTACCAATCCTTGGGGTGTGCCGCCATGCCCAGTATGACCTGCTCTGCCGTAAGCCCGTAGAGCGACTCCTTCCGGGAAAGCTTCCTGAGAATTTCACTGGCGTAGGTGTTCATGGGTTTCATCCTGCCCCGGTGGTCCTGCATGACAATGCGCCCAAATTTTTCGGCGTGCCCGATGTCGACGGCATTGCTCACAGACACCGGAACGCCGTTGCCGAATGCCGATACAGAAGACAACAGGAAAAATGCAATAACAACAGATCCAAATGCGCCTTGTGCCTGCCGCTGCTTTTGCAAGTTCCTGGCCAGTTGGCGGAAACGGCTTTTTTCGCTGAAAAAAGTCAGGACCATGCCCAAAGTCAGGATCGCATAACCCAGGTAAGAAATCCAGGTGCCCCACCAGTCGTGGTTGACGCTCAGGTAAGTGCCCATTTCATCTTTGTCGAAAGAAGACTGGAAAAAACGATACCCGTCGTAGTTCAGAATGTTGTTCATGAAAATCCTTTCGCCTCTTTTCAAACCGGAACGGGGGTCAATCAAAGTAACCTCGCTGGCGTAGGAAGAAGCGCTGTTCGTTCCCGGGTATTTTTCCATGATGAAATCCCTCAATTGCAAAGCAAAAGGAAGCTCCACCCTTTTTGCGCCGTACGCGACAGAAAGTTGCAAATCTCCAATGGCAAAGGCGCGGGGCCGGCCTTCCACTCCTGCTGTGCCATAAACGTAATCTGCCTGAGCATTGGCGCCATCGCTGGCCTTCACCAGGAGGCCTGCGGTGCTCGCGCTCTCCATTTTCCTTCCTGCGGAAGTGATCTCGATCCTGGCTTTGGGAGAAAAGTCGCCAAAGACAAAACTTTCCTGCCCGTTGGTGTAAAGGCTCCTCAACAAAAGGGGATGATATTGCGCCGGGGGCAACATATCCTGTTGCTGAGTAGCCATCTGCGTTTGAGCGAAAGCGGTGGGAGCTTTGAAGAACAAGTTCCCGTCCTCATATTTAATGTTAAAGGCCAGGGGATCTTCCTCTTTTCTGAAATTGAACAGGGTTCCCCGGACCAGGCGCTTGTCGCCATACCGGATAAAATATTCCTCCCGCCCGTTTGCTCCGCCGATTACGGCCTTTAAAACAGGAACGCCATTGTCGTCCTGCACCATTATTTCCTGTGGGTTGGGCATAAACTCCAGTACCTCGACCGCTATTTCCCGGCCCCCCAGCAGGTAAGATCTTTTCCAGTGGTTGTTGCCTAATGAGGCGAAGAGCACGGGCTCGTCGAAGCTGTACTTTTTCCCCTGGTGGATCGCCTCAAAATTGAGATAGGTTCCGGCCGACAAAAAAGTATTGGAAGTATCGCCCTCCCGAATGTGCATCACGCCTTCAAAACCAGTATAACGCGTGACGGCTGCTCCCAGTAAAATGACGAGTATGGCTGCGTGAAAAGCGAAAATCGCCCACTTTTTTTGCTGGATCAGGCGAAAACGGAAAATATTGACGAGAATGGAAATGCCAAACAGTACCAACAGCAACTCCATCCACCAGGATTTGAAGATCAATTTCTGAGCGGAGCTCGTGCCAAAATCATTTTCCACAAAAGTGGCGGCGCCAATGGCAACGGCAAACAAGACCATATACAATCCGGCTGCGGTGGTAGAAAATAGCTTATTCAGAATACTTTTCAGAATCTTCATTTTAGAAATGCTTTTGCGAGGAAAAAATCATTGCACAACCGCCCCTTCCAATATCACATCGTACCGGTAGCCCGCACCGAAATCTTTATCCAGCGCAACCGTCCCTTCCAGCGTCACTACAGCTCCCAACGGGACATTTTCCATCGTCGTGATGGTCAGGTCGAAATCTTCGCCGGAACCATCACGGATGTGAATCCAATTCCGGTTCATGATCATGGGGTTCACTTTAACGCACTTCCCGGTTACCTTAATTACCTGGTTGTTGTACTTTTCTTTATTGGCATACAATTCCGAAAGTTTGATCGCGCCTTTCGCCCGCTCAATTTTTCCAACCGCCAGGTCCGGAATCTCACCTCCCCCCTGAGCCTGGGCGGAGGCCTCGTCGAAAGCCGGCCCGCCGCCGTCAGGTTCTTTCCAAAATTCAGACACCAGATACACCGTTTCAAATACCCGT
Coding sequences:
- the ccsA gene encoding cytochrome c biogenesis protein CcsA, which encodes MKILKSILNKLFSTTAAGLYMVLFAVAIGAATFVENDFGTSSAQKLIFKSWWMELLLVLFGISILVNIFRFRLIQQKKWAIFAFHAAILVILLGAAVTRYTGFEGVMHIREGDTSNTFLSAGTYLNFEAIHQGKKYSFDEPVLFASLGNNHWKRSYLLGGREIAVEVLEFMPNPQEIMVQDDNGVPVLKAVIGGANGREEYFIRYGDKRLVRGTLFNFRKEEDPLAFNIKYEDGNLFFKAPTAFAQTQMATQQQDMLPPAQYHPLLLRSLYTNGQESFVFGDFSPKARIEITSAGRKMESASTAGLLVKASDGANAQADYVYGTAGVEGRPRAFAIGDLQLSVAYGAKRVELPFALQLRDFIMEKYPGTNSASSYASEVTLIDPRSGLKRGERIFMNNILNYDGYRFFQSSFDKDEMGTYLSVNHDWWGTWISYLGYAILTLGMVLTFFSEKSRFRQLARNLQKQRQAQGAFGSVVIAFFLLSSVSAFGNGVPVSVSNAVDIGHAEKFGRIVMQDHRGRMKPMNTYASEILRKLSRKESLYGLTAEQVILGMAAHPKDWYHTPLIKMGKHEKTKKLIPVDGNLASYSDFFDERGRYKLQEHVRDAYNTPEKDRGVFEKEMVKLDEKVNICNMVFSGGFMKAFPIPGDANHHWQSPTELQHQHPEHQEGSFAQQFYAAYIPTVQTALHENDWSPANRMIEELGVFQKQNGGAVLPSEAKVNAELLLNRLDVFSRLGKIYALLGLVFLALLFTSVFKPGLNLKTPRNILLGLFFLCFVLHAFGLGLRWYVSGRAPWSNGYESMIYIAFTTVLAGVAFGRKSMGSLAATCVLAATILMVAGLSWLDPEITPLVPVLKSYWLTIHVSMEAGSYGFLMLGALIGVLNLIFMIFRTRKNGPNVDRIIKEMTQISEMTLIGGLFMVSIGTYLGGVWANESWGRYWGWDAKETWALVTILVYAFILHMRFIPGFRGPYAFNVASLFGWATVLMTYFGVNYYLSGLHSYAAGDPVPVPPFVYYAVAILTAISLLAFWRNWQYRRGGREL
- a CDS encoding SH3-like domain-containing protein encodes the protein MELRNLNIVLVLLLALSCNSKPRVIESEPAAEQAGAGSFPDLQAAPLVSDAIPEEHKVVVEEVLNTDKYTYLSVSENGEKYWIAIQRADAKVGDIFYYRGGLLKKNFFSPEFKRVFETVYLVSEFWKEPDGGGPAFDEASAQAQGGGEIPDLAVGKIERAKGAIKLSELYANKEKYNNQVIKVTGKCVKVNPMIMNRNWIHIRDGSGEDFDLTITTMENVPLGAVVTLEGTVALDKDFGAGYRYDVILEGAVVQ